The proteins below are encoded in one region of Hordeum vulgare subsp. vulgare chromosome 3H, MorexV3_pseudomolecules_assembly, whole genome shotgun sequence:
- the LOC123445344 gene encoding 2-hydroxyacyl-CoA lyase, whose translation MASDSAARVDGSALAGRALAAAGARHMFGVVGIPVTSLASRAAAAGCRFLAFRNEQSAGYAAAAYGFLTGEPGLLLTVSGPGCVHGLAGLSHATANAWPLLMVSGSCDQRDAGRGDFQELDQIAATKPFAKLAVKAAGIADIPRLVFQALAATVAGRPGGCYLDIPSDVLHQTLAESEAASLIAEAAAAAGSADPSPPKHKSLDQGIVEAAELLRRAERPLVVVGKGAAYARAEKAIQKLVDTTGIPFLPTPMGKGVVPDVHPLSSTAARSLAIGQCDVALVVGARLNWLLHFGEPPKWSKDVKFILVDVAEDEIVLRKPQVGLVGDAKRVIELLNRDIKDQPFCLARSHPWVDAITKKSKDNVLKMEAQLVKDVVPFNFMTPMRIIRDAILAEGSPAPVVVSEGANTMDVGRAVLVQNEPRTRLDAGTWGTMGVGLGYCVAAAVAEPERLVVAVEGDSGFGFSAMEVETLVRYQLPVVVIVFNNNGVYGGDRRGPDELTGPYKDDPAPTSFVPGAGYHKMMEAFGGKGYLVETPDELRSALSESFRARKPAVINVTIDPYAGAESGRMQHKN comes from the exons ATGGCGTCCGACTCCGCCGCGAGGGTCGACGGCAGCGCGCTGGCGGGGCGGGCgctggcggcggccggggcgcggcaCATGTTCGGGGTGGTGGGCATCCCGGTCACCTCGCTGGCCTCCCGCGCCGCTGCCGCGGGGTGCCGCTTCCTCGCCTTCCGCAACGAGCAGTCCGCGGGGTACGCCGCCGCCGCCTACGGCTTCCTCACGGGCGAGCCCGGCCTGCTCCTCACCGTCTCCGGGCCCGGATGCGTCCACGGCCTGGCGGGCCTCTCCCACGCCACCGCCAACGCCTGGCCGCTCCTCATGGTCTCCGGCTCCTGCGACCAGCGCGACGCCGGCCGGGGCGACTTCCAGGAGCTCGACCAGATCGCCGCCACCAAGCCCTTCGCCAAGCTCGCCGTCAAGGCCGCCGGCATCGCCGACATCCCCCGCCTCGTCTTCCAGGCCCTCGCCGCCACCGTCGCCGGCCGCCCCGGCGGGTGCTACCTCGACATCCCCTCCGACGTCCTCCACCAAACCCTCGCCGAATCTGAGGCGGCCTCCCTCATAGCGGAGGCCGCGGCCGCCGCCGGTTCCGCCGATCCGTCCCCGCCGAAACACAAGTCCCTGGACCAGGGCATCGTCGAGGCGGCCGAGCTGCTCCGGCGCGCGGAGCGGCCTCTGGTAGTGGTCGGGAAGGGCGCCGCCTACGCACGTGCCGAGAAGGCGATCCAGAAGCTGGTGGACACCACCGGCATCCCCTTCCTCCCGACTCCAATGGGGAAGGGGGTCGTGCCAGATGTGCATCCACTCTCCTCCACGGCCGCGCGTTCCCTTGCCATTGGCCAGTGCGATGTGGCGCTTGTCGTCGGCGCCAGGCTCAATTGGTTGCTTCACTTTGGTGAGCCGCCCAAGTGGTCCAAGGATGTCAAGTTCATACTCGTGGACGTTGCTGAGGATGAGATCGTGCTTCGGAAGCCGCAAGTTGGTCTCGTTGGCGATGCAAAGAGGGTCATTGAGCTCCTCAACAGGGATATCAAGGATCAGCCGTTCTGCTTGGCGCGGTCACACCCatgggttgatgcaatcaccaagAAGAGCAAGGATAATGTGCTTAAGATGGAGGCACAGCTGGTGAAGGATGTCGTGCCGTTCAATTTCATGACACCAATGCGGATCATTCGGGATGCGATCCTTGCCGAGGGGAGCCCTGCTCCAGTAGTGGTCTCAGAAGGGGCCAATACCATGGATGTTGGCAGGGCTGTGCTTGTGCAGAATGAGCCGAGGACAAGACTGGATGCAGGGACATGGGGGACGATGGGTGTCGGGTTGGGGTACTGTGTTGCAGCAGCAGTAGCTGAGCCAGAACGACTCGTGGTTGCAGTGGAGGGCGACTCTGGATTCGGTTTCAGTGCAATGGAGGTTGAG ACATTGGTAAGGTACCAACTGCCTGTTGTTGTGATTGTCTTCAACAACAACGGTGTCTACGGCGGTGACAGAAGAGGGCCCGATGAGTTAACGGGGCCCTACAAAGATGACCCCGCCCCAACCTCCTTCGTTCCTGGCGCAGGTTACCACAAGATGATGGAAGCCTTCGGAGGAAAAGGCTATCTTGTCGAGACACCGGACGAGCTAAGATCCGCCCTCTCGGAGTCGTTCCGCGCCAGGAAACCGGCGGTGATCAACGTCACCATAGACCCCTATGCCGGCGCGGAGAGTGGCAGGATGCAGCATAAGAACTGA